Part of the Pirellulales bacterium genome, CGGACGCTGGGTCGTGGCGGTTTCGGCGCCAATTCATCAGCGAAAGACCGGCGACCAGCCTCGTCAGTTCTTGGGCATCATTGGCCGGTCCAACGAAATCGGCAAGGATATTATCAATCTTCCCGACGAGGCCAGTCAATTTGCCGTCTTGGTGGATGGCCGCGAAGGAGACCGCACCGGATTGATCCTGCAACATCCGCTTTTCGATACGGCCAAGCGGCACGAGAAAGATCGTTTGCCCGACCGGTTTGAAAAATATCGAGTCTCGGCCGACGCGCTGCCAAACCCCAAGACGGGCAGCGCCAACTACCGAGATCCGCTTGGCCACGACGAGGAAGGTGCGCAATATCAACAGAGGTTCTTGTCCGCGCAAGCGCCGATCGAAGTGCGGGACCAGGCGACTGGATGGCACGTAATAGTTCAGGAAGGCTATGACGAAGCCGTCGGCGGCACGTTAGATGACTTGCGAAACCGATTGGTAACAAGCGGTCAAATCGCGCTGGCCGCGATGGCGATCGTCGTGTTGGGTTTGTGGTGGCTGGCGGTGCGGATCGCGGAAAAGCCAGGACGATGGAAGTCAACGCAGATGCCCATCTCGCCGAGCATGGCGGAAACTCTTCCGTCGCGGCCACAAGACACATAGTCAAGTTTCTCCGAGACTTGCGACTTTCAGAGACAGATGGCGATTGACGACGACCACTTTATGCCAAGCCCCCTCAATGGTAACTTCAATAACTCTGGATTATCGGGGATATTAACCCCATGAGACATCCTTCAAGACCCCGACCATTTGTTCTACGTGCCGCTCGATAAAATGACCGCATGGCGATACTCCGATGGAAAAAGTGGTGTCCTGAAAAAACTTCATTTTACCATTTGAGCTAACGCCTTTCTTAATTTAACTCTCATTGGTTGCGGCTCTGTCGTGCTAAGTAATCTTCTCTCCAGTACGATGCTTGATGAAATCGGGCTCACGGGCATTTGAGACTGCCACGTCGTAGGTGATGTCGCCACGCTGGTAAAGTTCAAGCAGTACTTGATCCATCGTTTGCATCTGATGCTTTCGTCCCATTTGCATTTCACTATAAAGTTGATGTACTTGGTGTTCTCGAATGTGATTGCGGACAGCATGAGTTGCAATACAAACTTCACATGCTAGTACACGGCCTTGGCTGGCAATACGGGGAAGGAGCTTTTGAGCGATCAGCGCTTGTAAGCTATTTGCCAATTGCACCGTTATCGAATTTTGCTGTTCGGCCGGAAAGACGGAATAGATTCGCTGAATTGTCTGAGCGGCGTCCGGAGTGTGGAGCGTGGCGATCACCAAGTGCCCAGTTTCAGCGGCGATTAACGCCGTTTCAATGGTCTCCAGGTCGCGCATCTCACCGATCACGATCACGTCGGGGTCTTGGCGCAAGATGTGCCGCAGCGCTGCTTGGTAAGAGCGCACGTCGCTCAGTAATTCTTGCTGAATCACCAAGCTGCGATTGTTCTCGTGCGCGAATTCCACGGGGTCTTCAACAGTAATGATTTTGGCTCGCCGAGTTGAATTGATGGCATGGACCATGAAGTTCAACGTGGTTGTCTTACCCATCCCGGTAGGGCCAGTTACCAGAATCAAACCACTTGGGAGGCGGATAATTTCCTCGATAATCGGCGGCAATCCAAGCTCTTTGGCAGTTCGTACCGTTGTTTCGCAAAGTCGGATTGCAAACTCGTGGCAACCCGCGTGCATGTAGACACTGATGCGAAACCGGCCAATTCCTTCCAAATGCTGGGAGAAGCAGAGTTGCCAATCGCGCTCGAACTGCGCCCGCTGGTCAGCATCGAGCAGCGAGTCGTAGAGCGATTGCAAATCGGCTCGGCTCATCGGCGGACCACCGATCGGTCGAATCTCGCCGTTGATTCGCAACGCTGGCGCAACGCCTCGTACTAAATGCACGTCGCTGGCTTGATGCTGCCGCGCGCCTTTGAGTATTTGTTCCAGAGTCCAAGACATCTAAAGCCCTTCGATTGTCGTTAGCCGCGACCCAGCCAGCGCCGAATTGTTGCTGTCCAAGAACCCTGTCCGAGGTTAGCCAATCGTGTGCCTGCACTCTCATGGCGCGGACAAAGCTCCAAACAGCGCTCAAAGCTTTGGCGAGCGGAATCCGTAAAGCCCAAGCCTACCTGGCATCGGCCAAGCACAAGCCACGCATAGTAAGCGTTGGACTCCGACTGGACGGCAAGCTGCGCACGTGGTAGTGCTTTACTAGGCGACCGGTAATGCAAATAAATCAAGGCGGATTCAAGCGGGACGATCCAATCTCGACTTGCTAATTGGGCGCGGTCGAAGCAATGCCGGTCCATTTCTTGCTTGCCGGCGACCATGAGTTCGCCACGCACGAGCCAGCAATATGCCGACTCGCCGCGCTGCTGCATCGCGCCATCATTGAGGGCATGGGCCTGTTTCATATCGCCCAACCGACACATTGCTTGGGCGCGGCCCGATAACAAATCCGGCTGGTTAGGGAAAAACTCTAGCGCTTTTCGACCCCACAGCTCGGCTTGACGATACTCGCCTAGCTGTACCAGCATTTGGACTTGGCCGACCCAGGCGATTATCAAAGTCTTTTCAAGTTCCAATGCTCGCGAATAGAAGCGGAGTGCGTTTTCGTAGTTGCCGGTACGGCGATGCTCATCTGCTTGACTAAGCCAATATTGTTCATCTTTGTCTGCTTGCGCTGGCTGCCCAGGAACAAGAGGCTTGGATTTCTCATCAGGAAATTCGAGCTTGTCGAAACGCATCGTCGCTGCTTTTTTAATTAAGGAATCCAGCTTGGGACATCGGCCATGACCGCCAAAATACCACTCCGCGCAACCGTTGCACGGGCACGACGGCTAGATTCTGCCAAATGGCATCGCCAAGTTGCAGATTGATGGGGACCGCTACACCATGCACCGTTATACGGCCGCCAGGAATTCCACCGGGAACGATATTCCACGGGTCAATGAGTACATGGCCAGATGGAACTGTACAGGATTGATGTACTGCCCGATTGTCGGGAAAAACCGACGACCTAGCAGTGGGATTGTCGTCGATCAGCATTTGCCCTTGATCCCATTTGAGCGTTTGTCCTTCGGTCGCAATCACCCGATTGATTCGCAGTCCGGCAACTGCAATAAATCTAACGTGTTGACCGCCCGCTGCTCGCATGGCTGTATCGACTCCTGTTGAATCATAAAGCGCGTATTGTCCTGGACGGACAGACGACGTGGGGTGATACCACACAACCTCACCTGCGGTGAACGGCGGCATGTTCTGGTTGACATTGAGAGGCGTGGCAATCAATGACAGGGCCATACCCACTGGCAGGTACACAATAAATGCAAGAGCTAATCCACAAATCCCGGTGAAAATCAGACGGTCGCGATAGGTTGCAAAGACTGGCACAAGTGCTGTCACAATCGAAACGGCGTGGATGCCAAATGCAATCCCTAACAAGGTTGCGCCGAATTGAGTGCCAAGCATGGCAATCGCAGGAAGTGCGATCAAAATGTATGACGCCAGAAACAAATAGCCACGCAATTTGTGGCCGGTATGAATGTTCGCCCACCCCGGCACCATCCCGCGCAGTACGGTCGGCAAGTCAAATCGAGGAGCATCTGAGACTCCAATGCGGTTCCATCGAATCTCGGTTCGAATCGTTTCCCAAATGCGGCGGCCGAGAAATATAAAACGCCATAACCCTTGAAACGATTTTCCCCAGGATGTGGTGCGGGGTGGATGGACGTTAATTGCCTCGCTGGCGAACGCCAACAGTCCACCGCAGCGTGCGCAACGCGCGCTACCGGGCATGTTCTGGAAAGCACAGCTAGGACATTGCATAGGGATTACATGCGTCGATGCACATCGACGTGCTGTTGGACATCCGTAAGTCCTTCATAGTATTCGTTGGTGAGTCGCCGGGACTGCTCCTGGCCGATAATTCGCGCGACCATTTCAGCAACATCCAAGCACCGGGGGCCTTTAATTCCGATTGTGCGAACAGTCACCTTGCCATCGGGACCAATCTCGATTTCCAATTCCTCGTTTGCCATATTTTAACCTTGACTGGAGAAAGCAGCGATTTATGGAGTGAAACGATAATTACCAATTCCGAACTCGAAGACGAACGACTCGGTCGGCCGTGACTTCTTCTCCAACAATCGCCATATTTTTTTCCTTGAGTTCTGTAACAATTCGATGGTATACGAACTGTTGCGTAACTCGGCCGATCAACTCTTCCCCAAGTTCACGCAGTTGTTGTTTCGACAGCCCTCTTCCTTCCATGCAAACTCGCAGTGCCCCACGCGCATCGCGGCTGAAAGTCGCGCGGATTCCATCTTTCTCGACGATGGTCTGTTCATTAAGCCCCTCTCCACCGGCGAGAATCTCGCTGTTTTCAACTTCGATGGTTTCTTTTTCGTTGGTTACGACTGAAGTTGTTCGGGAAGCACTGACAGCTTCCTCAACCGTCGTAAAGCCCATGCTTGCGATGGCCGCGGAAATTGCTGCCGCAATCACCGGCCAGTTGGCAATTACAACAGGCGCTACAACTAAGACTGTACTCATACGGCACCTCTGACAGTAAAAAACATATTGCCCCGTTAATTCTTATCGTCAAAGCTCGATCTTTCGGCGTACTTCAGCCGCTTGTGTCGTCGTGATAGTCGAGGCCAGGCGCGCACGACCGCTAGCCCAACTTCGCAGACGTTCCAAATCCTCACTCATCGTTCGCGATAGCGGTACGGTCTCGCGCACACTAGCTTCGATAATTTCGGTGTTCAGTTTGACCTGCTTGCTGAATGCATCGAATAGCGCTGAAACAATGGCTTCTTCAATTTCTGCACCGTTAAAGCCGTCACTGGCTTGCGAAAGCAATGCCAAGTCAAACTCGCGCGGGTCGCGGCCGCGTCTGGCCAAGTGAATATAAAAGACATCGCGGCGCTCTTGTTCATTCGGCAAGTCAACGAAGAAGATTTCGTCGAGGCGACCCTTTCGCAGGAGTTCTGGTGGAAGGTGGCTGATATTGTTAGCCGTGGCGGCCAGGAAGACAGGGGCTGTTTTCTCAGACAACCAGGTCAGCAGCGTTCCGAAGACGCGAGCGGATGTGCC contains:
- a CDS encoding PilT/PilU family type 4a pilus ATPase, translating into MSWTLEQILKGARQHQASDVHLVRGVAPALRINGEIRPIGGPPMSRADLQSLYDSLLDADQRAQFERDWQLCFSQHLEGIGRFRISVYMHAGCHEFAIRLCETTVRTAKELGLPPIIEEIIRLPSGLILVTGPTGMGKTTTLNFMVHAINSTRRAKIITVEDPVEFAHENNRSLVIQQELLSDVRSYQAALRHILRQDPDVIVIGEMRDLETIETALIAAETGHLVIATLHTPDAAQTIQRIYSVFPAEQQNSITVQLANSLQALIAQKLLPRIASQGRVLACEVCIATHAVRNHIREHQVHQLYSEMQMGRKHQMQTMDQVLLELYQRGDITYDVAVSNAREPDFIKHRTGEKIT
- a CDS encoding DUF2997 domain-containing protein; protein product: MANEELEIEIGPDGKVTVRTIGIKGPRCLDVAEMVARIIGQEQSRRLTNEYYEGLTDVQQHVDVHRRM